Proteins from a genomic interval of Paenibacillus sp. RC334:
- a CDS encoding MFS transporter, giving the protein MNARNIWLMISVGLGIMLNPLNSSMISIAIARLQHVYQLDVTTVSWIIFSFYIASAVAQPVMGKCSDLFGRRKIFLIGLVVVFVSSMLAPLSPGFSWLIVFRIVQSVGTSMMVAVGMAIVRIHVTEKQAAALSVLAMFLSGAAAVGPFIGGVMIHWWDWPSIFLVNIPFVIASFIFAWKTIPKEESFKSTSGDMSIRKWLLLIDAPGILLFTVALVTLLISLLSVKSTGHLSTWHLMVGGIGLIALATFIRHELKTPSPFIPLRAFATYPEMTWVNVQFMLVNTLFYALFFGIPSYLQQVRHLNEIHTGIIMLTLGLCSLISSPLAGRWIDKSGTRLALILSAVLMTFGSVLIITLNEASPMFSVILALAVFGISNGLNSVGMQAALFKSTPKEMIGVSSGIFNTSRYLGTILSSLLIGIIMGDTFSVMGIHLLGVILTLFSTSLIIMNLRPQRSSGTQAL; this is encoded by the coding sequence ATGAACGCTCGAAATATATGGTTAATGATATCTGTCGGCTTGGGAATCATGCTGAATCCGTTAAATTCCTCCATGATATCTATAGCCATTGCAAGACTGCAACATGTGTATCAACTTGATGTTACGACCGTTTCGTGGATTATTTTTTCCTTTTACATTGCGAGTGCTGTAGCTCAACCGGTCATGGGCAAGTGCAGTGATCTGTTCGGCCGCAGAAAGATATTCCTTATCGGTCTGGTTGTTGTCTTCGTTTCCTCCATGTTAGCTCCGTTATCTCCTGGCTTTTCTTGGCTCATCGTATTCCGGATCGTTCAATCTGTCGGCACAAGCATGATGGTAGCCGTCGGAATGGCGATTGTAAGAATCCATGTTACTGAGAAACAGGCAGCCGCCTTGTCTGTCCTTGCGATGTTCCTATCCGGAGCAGCAGCGGTAGGCCCTTTTATTGGTGGTGTAATGATTCATTGGTGGGACTGGCCCAGCATATTCCTTGTTAATATTCCATTTGTAATCGCAAGCTTTATCTTCGCCTGGAAAACCATTCCCAAAGAGGAGTCATTCAAATCCACCTCTGGTGACATGTCCATCAGGAAATGGCTCCTGCTGATTGATGCGCCGGGCATACTCTTGTTCACAGTCGCTTTGGTGACTCTGCTAATTAGCTTGCTTTCAGTCAAATCAACCGGACATCTTTCAACATGGCACCTTATGGTAGGGGGGATCGGTTTGATTGCATTAGCAACTTTTATACGACATGAATTGAAAACACCATCCCCCTTTATTCCTCTGCGGGCATTTGCTACATATCCCGAAATGACCTGGGTGAATGTACAATTTATGCTGGTTAACACTCTTTTTTACGCTCTGTTTTTTGGAATACCGTCTTATTTGCAGCAAGTACGTCATCTTAACGAAATTCATACAGGAATAATTATGCTAACCCTCGGTTTATGTTCACTTATCAGTTCTCCTCTCGCAGGACGCTGGATCGACAAATCTGGAACGCGGCTGGCTTTAATCCTTTCTGCAGTGTTAATGACATTCGGGTCCGTATTAATCATCACCTTGAATGAAGCTTCGCCGATGTTCAGTGTAATCCTCGCCTTGGCTGTATTTGGTATAAGTAACGGATTGAATAGCGTCGGCATGCAGGCTGCCCTGTTCAAGAGCACACCAAAAGAAATGATTGGTGTCTCCTCGGGTATTTTTAATACTTCGCGATACCTCGGTACCATTTTGTCGTCATTGTTAATCGGAATCATCATGGGAGATACGTTCAGTGTAATGGGAATCCACTTGCTAGGGGTCATCCTTACTTTATTTTCCACATCTTTGATCATCATGAACTTACGTCCCCAGCGATCCTCGGGCACGCAAGCGTTATAG